From a region of the Theobroma cacao cultivar B97-61/B2 chromosome 8, Criollo_cocoa_genome_V2, whole genome shotgun sequence genome:
- the LOC18592532 gene encoding alcohol dehydrogenase class-P gives MTTAGQVIRCKAAVAWESGKPLSIEDVEVAPPQKDEVRIKILFTSLCHTDVYFWDAKGQDPLFPRILGHEAGGIVESVGEGVTDLQPGDHVLPIFTGECKECRHCLSEESNMCDLLRINTDRGTMIHDGKSRFSINGKPIYHFLGTSTFSEYTVVHVGQVAKINPSAPLDKVCVLSCGISTGFGATVNVAKPKNGQSVAVFGLGAVGLAAAEGARVSGASRIIGVDLNPNRFEEAKKFGVTEFVNPKDHNKPVQEVIAEMTGGGVDRSVECTGSIQAMISAFECVHDGWGVAVLVGVPNKDDAFKTHPMNLLNERTLKGTFFGNYKPRSHIPGVVEKYMNNELELDKFITHSVPFSEINKAFEYMLRGEGLRCMIRMDA, from the exons ATGACTACTGCTGGTCAGGTCATACGTTGCAAAG CTGCCGTGGCATGGGAGTCAGGGAAGCCACTGTCGATAGAAGATGTGGAAGTGGCACCACCACAGAAGGATGAAGTCCGTATTAAGATACTCTTCACTTCTTTATGTCACACGGATGTCTACTTCTGGGATGCTAAG GGACAAGATCCTCTGTTTCCTCGCATACTTGGTCATGAAGCTGGAGG GATTGTGGAGAGTGTTGGTGAGGGTGTGACTGATCTCCAACCAGGTGATCATGTTCTCCCCATCTTTACTGGAGAATGCAAGGAGTGTCGCCACTGCTTGTCAGAAGAAAGTAACATGTGTGATCTCCTTAGAATCAACACCGATAGGGGTACAATGATTCATGATGGAAAATCTAGATTTTCCATCAATGGGAAGCCTATCTACCACTTTCTTGGCACCTCAACTTTTAGCGAATACACTGTTGTCCATGTTGGCCAGGTTGCCAAGATTAATCCATCTGCTCCACTCGATAAAGTGTGTGTTTTAAGTTGCGGAATTTCCACAG GTTTTGGCGCCACTGTGAATGTTGCTAAACCCAAAAATGGTCAGTCTGTTGCAGTTTTTGGACTGGGTGCTGTTGGCCTAGCT GCTGCAGAAGGAGCAAGAGTTTCTGGTGCTTCTAGGATCATTGGTGTTGATTTGAACCCCAACAGATTTGAAGAAG CTAAGAAGTTTGGTGTTACAGAGTTTGTGAATCCAAAAGATCACAACAAACCTGTTCAAGAG GTAATTGCTGAGATGACTGGAGGAGGAGTTGATCGCAGTGTCGAATGTACGGGGAGCATCCAGGCCATGATTTCTGCATTTGAATGTGTCCACGAT GGTTGGGGTGTCGCTGTGCTTGTCGGTGTGCCAAACAAAGATGATGcattcaaaactcatccaaTGAATCTACTGAATGAGAGGACTCTCAAGGGTACTTTCTTTGGCAACTACAAGCCTCGGTCTCATATTCCAGGCgttgttgaaaaatatatgaacaat GAACTTGAACTGGATAAATTCATCACTCACTCTGTCCCTTTCTCTGAGATCAACAAGGCATTTGAATACATGCTCCGGGGCGAGGGTCTGAGATGCATGATTCGCATGGATGCTTAG